Sequence from the Nitrincola iocasae genome:
AGACTTTTTCCAGGAGCGAGTCATGAGTGAGCTTGTAACGGGTCATCCCGTGCCCAATTTCAGTGCCCCGGCGACCAGTGAGACTACCTTTACTCTCAGTGAGTTCAAAGGCCGCAATATCATTATCTATTTCTATCCCAAAGACAGCACACCGGGTTGCACCACCGAAGGGCAGAACTTTCGCGATCTCTATGATCAGTTTCAGGCATTAGACACAGATATTTTCGGTGTTTCACGTGATGGCCTGAAAAGTCATGAGAACTTTCGTGCCAAGCAGGCGTTTCCGTTTGACCTGATCAGCGACAAGGATGAAGCGGTATGTAAATTATTTGACGTCATCAAATTAAAGAAGCTCTACGGTAAAGAGCATCTGGGAATCGAACGCAGCACTTTTCTGATCGACAAAGCGGGCGTACTGCGGCAAGCCTGGCGCAAAGTCAAAGTACCCGGTCACGCAGACGAAGTGCTCGAAAGCGTCAAAGCGCTCTGAAGCGACCCATCTGACAAAAAAGGCTGACAGGAACGGATTACCGCTCCTGCTCAGCGTTCAGAGCATCAATCCGCCCATCATGATCATGTGCATGCTCCATAGCCTTGGGCCAGGCATTGACCACAGACTTCACCAACGTAGCCAAGGGTATGGCGAAGAACACACCCAACACACCCCACAGACTACCAAACACCAGTACGGCCACAATAATGGAGACCGGGTGCAGATTTACAGCTTCTGAAAAGAGAATCGGGACCAGCACATTGCCATCAAGCGCCTGAATCACAAAGTAAGCGGTCATCAGTGTAATAAATTCACTACCCCAGCCCCACTGAAAGAAAGCGACACCCGCGACTGGCAGGGTAACGACAGCTGCACCTATGTAAGGAATAATGACCGACAAGCCAACCATTAACGCCAGCAGCGCGGCATAATTCAGCCCCATAAATACAAACACGACATAAGAAACAGAACCCACAATCAGAATTTCGATGAACTTACCGCGAATATAATTTGCTATCTGGGCATCCATTTCAGTCCAGATACGTCGCATCATGTCACGTTTTTCCGGCAAATAGGCTGTCAGGCTGCCGGCCAGATAGTTGCCATCCCGCATGAAGAAAAACACCAGAATAGGCACCAAAATAAGATAGATCAACAAGGCAACAATATTAGTGATCGAGTGCAGTGAGAAAGTTAATGCCCACTGCCATGCCTTCCCTATCTCAGCTGCCGCAATCGCTATCAGCTGACGTATCTGCTGCTCGGCGACCAACTCGGGATAGCGTTCAGGCAACAACAACAGCACATTTTGAATTTCCGACATAATACGTGGCGCCTCATTCAGCAAGGTGACCAACTGTCGCCAGATTTGCGGCATGACCAGCAACATGAATGCCAGAAAAACCGCCATAAAGGTAGTAAAAACCAAGAGCACGGCCACCTTACGAGGCATGAAGCAAGCACAACGCTGCACCGCGCCCTGCATCAAAAAAGCCAGAATAATACTGAAGAACACCGGTGCTAACGCTTGCCCCAGAGTCAATATCACCCCCAAGGCCAAAATCAACAAAAGAAACAGTAAGAGTGCCTCTTCATCCGAGAAATAACGATGAATCCACTTACTGAAAATCTTTAACATAGTTAAAACATCTCCTGAGGCTGATGACTATCAACCACGCTGGATTAAATAGATAAATTTGCCTTGATCTGTGAACGACTTCAGCAACACATGGTCTGATTGATCTGTATAAGTCTTAAAGTCTCTGACGGAACCCGCATCGGTGGCTATCACCTGCAGCAGTTGTCCGACGTCCATTTTACTTAATGCTTGTTTGGCCTTTAACAGGGGTAAGGGGCAGTTAAGCTCGCTGGCATCGAGCAGATGATCTGGTTCAGGATTAAATGACATACAAACCTCGGATTTCAATACAGCGAACGTCTGAAGCCGCTGGACGTAATCGCCATGCTTAGATTAAAGTGCTGCACATGGTATTACAACTGATCACTATGACAAACAAGTATCTATATTTGAGATTTATCTTCTCAGTCACACTGCTGTCTATCGGCTCAAGCTTACTGTTTACTTCAGCCAGCGGCGCTTCGACCAATCTACCGGTGCTATCAGATCACTCATCAGCATCGGTTTCCATGGCATCGGAATACCGCCTGGGTCGCAACTGGGCACGGATGTTACGAGGAAGCGCCCCCCTGCTGCATGATCCCCTGATCTTTCACTATCTGGACGAATTGCTCTGGAATATCGCCCCTCATAGCCAACTCACGGATCGACGACTGGAATTGATCGTTCTGGATAATCCGACCTTCAATGCGTTCGCTGTACCTGGTGGCGTAATTGGCGTACATGCTGGGTTGATTACAGCAGCCGAATCGGAAGATGAACTAATATCAGTCTTAGCTCATGAGCTTGCGCATTTAAGCCAACGTCACTTTGCTCAACGCATCGAAGAAGAGCGGCGCAACCGCCCGCTGGTATTAGCCGGCATACTTGCGAGCATACTGATTGCAGCGGCCGACCAACAAGGGGGGGTCGCAGCCCTGTCATCTACTATGGGTGCCTCTGCACAGGCACAACTGACATTTAGTCGGCGCAATGAGGCTGAAGCTGACCGTATAGGCATGCAGACCATGGTTGCTGCTGACCGTGACCCCAAAGCCATGCCTCAGATGTTTTCACGCCTGCAACGCAGCTACCGTTTTTATGGTCAGCGCCCTCCAGAATTTTTGCTCTCACACCCTGTCACCGAAGCCCGCATTGCCGACTCATTAAACAGGGCCGAGACACTTCCGCGCGTCTCTCCACGCCCATACACACCAGAGTTTGACATTATCCGCACCCGCATAGAGGTACACTTCAGTGATCAACCCGGTGAAATATTAAAACGATTTATTGCTGATACCCAACGTGACAATCCAGCCATTGCACATTACGGCGCCATGCTGGCCGCCATGCGCACAAATCAGTTGGAACTTGCCAGACAGCACTTCGAACAACTGCCGCAGCAATGGGCACAGCACGCGTATATAAAATTAAGCGAACTTGAATTACTGCTGGCCGAAAATGATTTTACCCAGGCTGAAAGCCGCTCTGAAGCAATGATGGCTTTATATCCAGATAGCATGCCCGTGATGAAAATGCATGCGCGGGTGATGTATACAACAGGACAACCAGAACGAGCCGTTCCGATCTACAAACATCTGCTACAGGACTACCCGACAGATACTGACAGCTGGTACCAACTCGCTGAAGCAGAAGGCCTATCTGGCAATATAACCGGAGTTCACGAGGCGCGCATAGAATACTTTCTGCTGACGGGCAATATCGACAGCGCCATACAGCAGATCACCTTTGCCAAACGCGAAGCCAACCTGCACCCCTCGGATCTGGCCAGACTCGAACAGCTTGAAGCTGAAACCCTGGAAATACGCCGACAAATCAAGGAAGACTTGTAGTCTTCCTAACGATTAATCATTTCAGCGGGAAATCCAACATGCGCTGTAAAGGTATACGCGCACGTGCGATCAGATCCTTGCTGACAAGCACTTCCTGATCACCGTTTAACAGCACATCCCGCAGGTTTTCCAGTCCATTCATGGCCATCCACGGACAATGGGCACAACTTCGACACGTCGCCCCTGTACCACCGGTAGGCGCTTCAATTAAGGTTTTACCCGGCGCAGCCTGCTGCATTTTATAGAAAATACCGCGATCTGTAGCAACGATGAACATCGGGTTTGGCATCGTAGCGGCCGCATTAATCAGTTGGCTGGTAGAGCCGACCACATCGGCGAGCTCTACTACCGCTTCCGGTGATTCCGGATGCACCAGGACAGCTGCATCCGGATAAACGGCTTTCAGATCACGCAACCCTTTGGCCTTGAATTCTTCGTGTACAATGCAGGCGCCATCCCATAGCAACATTTCAACACCGGTTTTCTGTTGAATATAATCGCCGAGGTGTTTGTCCGGTGCCCAGATCACTTTTTTACCCTGCTCTGCCAGGTACTCCACCACACGCAGTGCAATACTTGATGTCACAACCCAGTCAGCCCGGGCTTTAACAGCAGCAGAAGTATTGGCATAGACAACAACTTCATGATCAGGGTATTGATCACAAAAAGCAGAAAACTCGTCAACTGGACAACCCAGATCCAGTGAACAGGTTGCCTCCAGTGTCGGCATAAGAATACGCTTTTCCGGGCTGAGTATTTTCGCAGTTTCGCCCATAAAACGTACACCCGCCACCAACAGCGTTGACGCTTGGTGCTGACTGCCGAAACGAGCCATTTCCAACGAATCCGAAACACAGCCACCACTTTTTTCCGCCAGTGCCTGAATCACTGGATCAGTATAGTAATGCGCAACCAGACAGGCATCTTTCAGCTTCAGCAATGACAGAATTTCATCAGTCAGCGAGGCTGATTGCTGTTGATCCAGAGCATCAGGCAAATGCTCCTGAGCAAAGTGCTCCTGAACAAGAATACGGTCTGCCAAATCTCGTTTACTTAGCATCAATCATTCCGAGTTGAATTAGGGTCAGCAGCCTAGGGCATGCATGAAAACCTGGTATTATAGCACATAGAGAAACACGAATAGACGGCTAACCTGTCAGGATTGATAGTGTGTCGGATCCGTCACACCAGCCTGCTCAAACCCCTTGGCACGCAGACGACAACTGTCGCAGCGTCCACAAGCTCGCCCCTCATCATCGGCCTGATAACAGGAGACAGTTTTTGCATAATCCATCCCGAGCGATACGCCTGCCTGAATAATTTCAGCCTTGGTGAGATCAATCAAAGGGGTATGAATGCGTATCGGTTTGCCTTCAACCCCCTGGCGTGTTGCCAAAGCGGCCATGGCCTCAAATGCACGAATAAACTCCGGGCGACAATCCGGATAACCAGAATAATCGACGGCATTCACACCGATAAAAATAGCACTCGCATCAAGAACTTCAGCCCACCCCAGCGCCAGAGAAAGAAAAACGGTGTTGCGCGCAGGAACATACGTCAGTGGAATAACCCCTTCCTGCGCCTCACCGGTTTCCGATTCCGGCATACTCATGCTGGGGTCAGTAAGCGCCGATCCGCCAAAGTCTTCCAGGTTCAAACGTAGCACACGGTGCTCTACAACCCCGGCATCTATCGCAACGGCACGGGCTGCATTCAACTCTGTAAGTGAACGCTGACCGTAATCAAAACTGAGTACATAACAGCTATAACCCTGATCTTTGGCCATAGCCAGAACCGTTGCCGAATCTAACCCTCCGGACAGGAGTACAACGGCACGTTCGCCAGTCATTATCAATACCCTCTTCAGTTACTTTCGACAGGACGGAAACTTTGTGCCAATGTCGCCGCGGTACTCTGCGGATATTCACTGATCACACGCTGCATCATATGCCGTGAACGTTCCTGCTCACCCATTCTGGAAAGGGTCACGCCTAGCTTGTACAGAGCATCAGGAACTTTGTGGTGAGTTGGAAACTGCTCCAGCACAGTCTCAAACGCGATACTGGCTTGCTCCAGTGACTCGTTAGCCAGATGCAACTCACCCAACCAATAGTAACCATTGGCGGTATTGGTATGTTCCGGATAGCGTTGTACAAAAGCCTCAAAAGCACTAATGGCCTGATCAAACTCACGCGCCCGAACTAATGCAAAGGCTTCGTCATAAGCTTGTTGATCATCTGCGGAAACGGGTTCAGCGGTAATACCAGGCTCAGCATCAGCAGCAGTCTCAGCAGCTACGGGTGTCTCGGCTGGCGGCATATCAGAGGGATCTGACAGTGGCGGCAATGCATCAGAATCCATGGCTGCTTGCATCAGCACACTGAGACGCCTGTCCATATCGCGGTAGCGATCAGAGGAATCGGCTTCCAGGCGCTGCAGCTTATGCTGCGTGGTTTCAAGTTCCCCACGCAGGTAACGAACATCCTCTTGCAACTGAAGCACCAGTAAAATCAGTTCGCTTTGACTGGAAATACCGGTGGATGCTGCAGATGTATTCTGAGCATCATTTCCCTGGATTTCGATCACCGGTACCTGGGCCTGTGCTGACAACGTCAGCACAGCACTCAGGCAACCCGCAACTGTGTATTTCAGTGAAGGTTTCATAATCAGTCTATCAGCGGCTCAGGTATCTCAATTCAACACGACGGTTCTGCGACCAGGCACCTTCGTGATTGCCGGTAACTGATGGACGCTCCTCGCCATAGCTCACGGTTTCGATCTGACCCGCATTGGCACCATTGACAATCAACAGACGCTCAACAGCATTGGCACGACGCTCGCCCAACGCCATATTGTATTCACGCGTACCACGCTCATCGGTATGGCCATCCAGTCTTACACGTGCAGACGGATTACCTGCCAGGTAACGGGCATGACCTTCCAGGTCAGGAAAAAACTCCTGACGCACAACAGCACGGTCAAACTCGAAATAAAACACATTTTTCAGAGTCGCCACTTCTTCCCAGCTACCTGGAGTTACACCCGTACCGGTTCCGGCACCGTAAGCACTGGTGTCAGTGCCTGTACCTGTACCACTCATCGCCCCTGAATCAGTTTTACTGCCAGTAGAACTACACCCTGCAGCAAACGCCATAACAGCAGCCAACGCTAGCGCTTTAGTCAAATGAACATAACGCATTTTTTTCTCCTGTTGCCCGCTTTATAAGCAAGCAATTCAATTTAAGGTTGATACAGTTTATTTCAAAAATGGCGACCACGCCGGTTCTCTGACATCACCCTGTGGAACTGGCATATTGAAACGAATGCGCCCGTCCAGAGATACCGCGGACAAAATGCCACGACCTCCATCCTGGGTAGCATACATAACAATGCTGCCGTTCGGCGCAATGCTTGGAGACTCATCGTAATCACTGTTGGTTAAAATATCCAGACGTCCACTCTTTAGATCCTGAACGGCTATCTGGAAACGACGCGAACTGCCACGGTGAACCATGGCCAGAAAACGCCCGTCTTGCGTGAGACGTCCGCGAGCATTATAACTGCCTTCGTAAGTAACACGTTCCACTGAACGCGAGGCCAGATCCATCCGATAGATCTGTGGCGAGCCACCACGGTCAGAGGTGAAAAAGAGAGATTTTCCATCCGGCGCCCAGAAAGGCTCAGTATCGATTGCACTGCTTTGTGTCATTCGATCCAGCGCACGGGTTCTCAAATCCAGCACATAAATTTCAGGGTTGCCATCTTTAGACAAGACTAGCGACAGCTTATGACCATCGGGTGACCAGGCCGGCGCCCCATTTAGGCCAGGAAAGGACTGAATCTGTTCTCGCTGCCCTGTTGCCAGATGCTGTATATAGATAACTGGGCGCGTAGTCTCAAAAGAGACATAGGCGAGCTTGGTACCATCAAACGACCAGGCCGGTGACAGGATTGGCTCATTTGATTCCAGGATGGTTCGGGCACGCTCACCATCCCAATCAGCTAACCGCAGACGATAGCGTTGATTTTCAGCGTCACGACGGTCCGCAGCAACATAGACAATACGGGTTGAAAAAGCACCCTTGATACCGGTTAAAGCTTCAAAAACAGCATCCGAGACATAGTGTGCCGCATCACGAAGGCTTTGCTTACCGACAGACACTTCCCGCACTAAAATGCGCTCTTCTTTAAGCACATCATATAACTCAAAGGTAATCTTTACTTCATTCTCAGATAAAGGCTCCATGCGACCTATAACCAGGTAATCCTGATTTACCATACGCCAGTCACGAAAAAACACCTGCTCTTCACGTTCAGGAAAACTCAGCATATTTTCACGGTTCATGGATTTAAAAAAGCCGCTGCGTCCTAAATTCTGACTGATGATCTCAGCAATATCTTCAGGCAGGGCATCGCCGCCCCAACCAAAGGGTGCCACAGCAACCGGCACAGGGCTGTCAACGCCCTGAGTCACTTCCACTACCAACTGCTGCGCCATCAACGCTGAGCTGAAACCAAACAGCAACAAAAATAATAGCTTTTTAAATAATGTCATTACCATCTCAATCCTTCAGGCCTGAAAATCACCTGTGTTCTTCTCAGACGACGCTCAAATAATATTGGTTCCACTTCAGCTACGCGCGGTAAACGCTCAGTACGTCTAACAGCTTGTTCCGCTGAACGATCAAATGCCAAATCGCCACTGCTTTGCACAATACGCACATCAGCAATCTCCCCATTTGGCATCAATTGTATTTCAACTGTTGCCTGCATTCCTGTACG
This genomic interval carries:
- a CDS encoding peroxiredoxin; the encoded protein is MSELVTGHPVPNFSAPATSETTFTLSEFKGRNIIIYFYPKDSTPGCTTEGQNFRDLYDQFQALDTDIFGVSRDGLKSHENFRAKQAFPFDLISDKDEAVCKLFDVIKLKKLYGKEHLGIERSTFLIDKAGVLRQAWRKVKVPGHADEVLESVKAL
- a CDS encoding AI-2E family transporter codes for the protein MLKIFSKWIHRYFSDEEALLLFLLLILALGVILTLGQALAPVFFSIILAFLMQGAVQRCACFMPRKVAVLLVFTTFMAVFLAFMLLVMPQIWRQLVTLLNEAPRIMSEIQNVLLLLPERYPELVAEQQIRQLIAIAAAEIGKAWQWALTFSLHSITNIVALLIYLILVPILVFFFMRDGNYLAGSLTAYLPEKRDMMRRIWTEMDAQIANYIRGKFIEILIVGSVSYVVFVFMGLNYAALLALMVGLSVIIPYIGAAVVTLPVAGVAFFQWGWGSEFITLMTAYFVIQALDGNVLVPILFSEAVNLHPVSIIVAVLVFGSLWGVLGVFFAIPLATLVKSVVNAWPKAMEHAHDHDGRIDALNAEQER
- a CDS encoding sulfurtransferase TusA family protein, which codes for MSFNPEPDHLLDASELNCPLPLLKAKQALSKMDVGQLLQVIATDAGSVRDFKTYTDQSDHVLLKSFTDQGKFIYLIQRG
- a CDS encoding M48 family metalloprotease, which encodes MVLQLITMTNKYLYLRFIFSVTLLSIGSSLLFTSASGASTNLPVLSDHSSASVSMASEYRLGRNWARMLRGSAPLLHDPLIFHYLDELLWNIAPHSQLTDRRLELIVLDNPTFNAFAVPGGVIGVHAGLITAAESEDELISVLAHELAHLSQRHFAQRIEEERRNRPLVLAGILASILIAAADQQGGVAALSSTMGASAQAQLTFSRRNEAEADRIGMQTMVAADRDPKAMPQMFSRLQRSYRFYGQRPPEFLLSHPVTEARIADSLNRAETLPRVSPRPYTPEFDIIRTRIEVHFSDQPGEILKRFIADTQRDNPAIAHYGAMLAAMRTNQLELARQHFEQLPQQWAQHAYIKLSELELLLAENDFTQAESRSEAMMALYPDSMPVMKMHARVMYTTGQPERAVPIYKHLLQDYPTDTDSWYQLAEAEGLSGNITGVHEARIEYFLLTGNIDSAIQQITFAKREANLHPSDLARLEQLEAETLEIRRQIKEDL
- the nadA gene encoding quinolinate synthase NadA, translated to MLSKRDLADRILVQEHFAQEHLPDALDQQQSASLTDEILSLLKLKDACLVAHYYTDPVIQALAEKSGGCVSDSLEMARFGSQHQASTLLVAGVRFMGETAKILSPEKRILMPTLEATCSLDLGCPVDEFSAFCDQYPDHEVVVYANTSAAVKARADWVVTSSIALRVVEYLAEQGKKVIWAPDKHLGDYIQQKTGVEMLLWDGACIVHEEFKAKGLRDLKAVYPDAAVLVHPESPEAVVELADVVGSTSQLINAAATMPNPMFIVATDRGIFYKMQQAAPGKTLIEAPTGGTGATCRSCAHCPWMAMNGLENLRDVLLNGDQEVLVSKDLIARARIPLQRMLDFPLK
- the queC gene encoding 7-cyano-7-deazaguanine synthase QueC, which gives rise to MTGERAVVLLSGGLDSATVLAMAKDQGYSCYVLSFDYGQRSLTELNAARAVAIDAGVVEHRVLRLNLEDFGGSALTDPSMSMPESETGEAQEGVIPLTYVPARNTVFLSLALGWAEVLDASAIFIGVNAVDYSGYPDCRPEFIRAFEAMAALATRQGVEGKPIRIHTPLIDLTKAEIIQAGVSLGMDYAKTVSCYQADDEGRACGRCDSCRLRAKGFEQAGVTDPTHYQS
- the ybgF gene encoding tol-pal system protein YbgF gives rise to the protein MKPSLKYTVAGCLSAVLTLSAQAQVPVIEIQGNDAQNTSAASTGISSQSELILLVLQLQEDVRYLRGELETTQHKLQRLEADSSDRYRDMDRRLSVLMQAAMDSDALPPLSDPSDMPPAETPVAAETAADAEPGITAEPVSADDQQAYDEAFALVRAREFDQAISAFEAFVQRYPEHTNTANGYYWLGELHLANESLEQASIAFETVLEQFPTHHKVPDALYKLGVTLSRMGEQERSRHMMQRVISEYPQSTAATLAQSFRPVESN
- the pal gene encoding peptidoglycan-associated lipoprotein Pal → MRYVHLTKALALAAVMAFAAGCSSTGSKTDSGAMSGTGTGTDTSAYGAGTGTGVTPGSWEEVATLKNVFYFEFDRAVVRQEFFPDLEGHARYLAGNPSARVRLDGHTDERGTREYNMALGERRANAVERLLIVNGANAGQIETVSYGEERPSVTGNHEGAWSQNRRVELRYLSR
- the tolB gene encoding Tol-Pal system beta propeller repeat protein TolB, which encodes MTLFKKLLFLLLFGFSSALMAQQLVVEVTQGVDSPVPVAVAPFGWGGDALPEDIAEIISQNLGRSGFFKSMNRENMLSFPEREEQVFFRDWRMVNQDYLVIGRMEPLSENEVKITFELYDVLKEERILVREVSVGKQSLRDAAHYVSDAVFEALTGIKGAFSTRIVYVAADRRDAENQRYRLRLADWDGERARTILESNEPILSPAWSFDGTKLAYVSFETTRPVIYIQHLATGQREQIQSFPGLNGAPAWSPDGHKLSLVLSKDGNPEIYVLDLRTRALDRMTQSSAIDTEPFWAPDGKSLFFTSDRGGSPQIYRMDLASRSVERVTYEGSYNARGRLTQDGRFLAMVHRGSSRRFQIAVQDLKSGRLDILTNSDYDESPSIAPNGSIVMYATQDGGRGILSAVSLDGRIRFNMPVPQGDVREPAWSPFLK